The Microbacterium amylolyticum genome includes the window GCGCTCCCGGCGTTCTCGCCGACTTCCCGACCAACGGTCGCGCCTTCAACCAGGCCCTGTTCGCGCAGGCCGGAAGCACGCCGTTCGTTTACGACAGCGCGAACCCGCAGGAGATCGGCATCGAGGTCAACGACGACGGCGCGAAGGAGGTTCTCGCCTACTGGCAGGACCTCGTCGAGCGCGACCTCGTCGCAACGGACGACGCCTTCACCGCTGACTACAACACGAACCTCGTCAACGGCACCTACGCCGTCTACATCGCTGCAGCATGGGGCCCGGGATACCTCGGTGGCCTCGCTGACGCCGACGAGGACGCCGTGTGGCGTGCGGCACCGGTCCCGCAGTGGGACACTGCGAACCCGGTCCAGATTAACTGGGGTGGCTCGTCCTTCGGCGTGACGTCGCAGTCGGACAAGCCCGAGCTGGCCGCGCTCGTGGCGAAGGAAATCTTTGGCACAGAAGAAGCATGGGAGATCGGCGTCGACCAGGCAGCGCTGTTCCCGCTCTGGACCCCGGTTCTTGAGTCCGATGAGTTTGCGCAGAAGGAATACCCCTTCTTCGCCGGCCAGAAGATCAACGAGGACGTGTTCCTCGAAGCCGCAGCCGGGTACGAGGGCTTCACGTTCAGCCCGTTCCAGAACTACGCGTACGACCAGCTCACGGAAGAGCTGTACGCGATGGTCGAAGGCCAGCAGAACGCCGATGAGGCGCTCGACACGCTGCAGGACAGCCTTGAGCAGTACGCAACGCAGCAGGGCTTCGAGCTCCTGAACTGACACACCCCCTGAACGTCGGGCCGGTCGCGATATGCGCGCGGCTGGCCCGATGTGACCGGTCGACGGAGACTCCATGACGACTACGACGGCAGCCCCCACGAGGCCGCGCATCAGCTTGCAGCGCAAGCGCCAGCGATACGGCTGGTTCTACGTGACGCCGTTCCTCGCGATTTTCGCTCTCTTCTTTATCGTTCCGCTCGGCTATGCGGCGTGGATGAGTCTGTTCTCATCAACGCTCGCGGGCGGATCACAATTCGCGGGTCTCGGCAACTATGTGCGGGCCTTTACGGACCCGCTGTTCATCGGTGGTATAGGACGCGTCGCGGCCTTCGGCCTCGTGATGATTCCCGCACAGTTGATCGTTGCGATCACCGCGGCGCTTGTGCTCGACACACTCGCAACAACGCTGTCGAAGATCTCACGACTGCTGATCTTCGCGCCCTACGCGATCCCCGTTGTCGTGGGCGCGTTGATGTGGAGCTTCCTCTACAGCCCGCGGTTCGGACCGGCATCGACGATCTTCGAATGGTTCGGCATGGCCGCACCAGACTTCCTCTCGTCGAGTGCGATCTTCGGCAGCCTCGTGAACATCGTCACATGGCAGTGGGCCGGCTACTACATGATCATCGTGTACGCGGCGCTTCGCTCTGTTGATCCCGCGATTTACGAAGCGGCGCGCATCGACGGTGCGAACGGGTTCCACATCGCGATGCGCATCAAGGTTCCGATGATTTCGAGTTCGATGGTCATGGTCATCACCTTCGCTCTTATCGGCACGCTCCAGTTCTTCACCGAACCCGTTGTGCTCCGCAGCATGGCGGCCGGCGCGATTGACTCGGCCTACACCCCGAACATGTACGCATACGCGCTTGCGTTCCAGTACAGCCAGTTCAACTATGCCTCGGCGATCGCGTTCTCCCTCGGAATCCTCGTGTTTATCGGGTCGTTCATCTTCCTGTTCTTCACGCGCAAGCAGAGCGGACTGAAATAATGGCTCTGACGACCAACACGCCCATCGACTCCCACACAACAACGACGGGACTGTCGAGCAGGATCAACCGTGGCGCAGGACGTGCTAATCGCTTGGGCGGCCGCCGCATTGGCTCCCACGTTTTCCTGCTCATCCTCGCTTTCTACTTCTTCATTCCGCTGTGGTGGCTGTTCGTCGCATCGACGAAGTCGACGGGTGAGCTGTTCGGGAGCCCCGCGTTCTGGTTCGCCGACATCACCAACTTCGCCACCAACGTGCAGGGCTTGTTCATGCACGACGGCGGAATCTACTGGCGCTGGCTGGGGAACTCGTTTCTTTATGCCTTGGCAGGAGGCCTCGGTGCCACGATTCTCGCGGTGCTTGCTGGATACGGGTTCGCGAAGTACTCGTTTCGTGGCCGCGGCGCCGTTTTCGGCGTTGTCCTCGGCTCGGTCATGGTTCCGCTCACGGCGCTCGTCGTCCCCACGTTCGTGCTGCTGAGCGAAGTCGGGCTGATTAACACCCCATGGGCCGTGATTCTGCCCAGCCTGCTGAACCCCTTCGGCGTTTACCTCATGCGTATCTACACCCAGGATGCGGTGCCCGACGAAATGCTCGAGGCCTCCCGCATCGATGGCGCGGGGGAGTGGCGAACGTTCTGGCAGGTGTCCCTGCCTCTGCTCCGCCCGGCGATTGTGACGGTGTTCCTCCTCGCTGTTGTGCAGCAGTGGAACAACTTCTTCCTCCCACTTGCAGTCCTTACAGATCCCGATCTCTTGCCCGTCACCGTCGGACTAAACCGTTGGACCGCTCTGTCGAACGCCGGCGCCGGCGGCGAACAGGTGTGGAACCTCATCACATCGGGTGCCTTCATCTCAGTGGTCCCGCTCCTCCTGTCATTCCTGCTGTTGCAGCGGTACTGGCAGGGCGGGCTCGCCATCGGAAGCATTAAGTAACAACCAAGGAGAAACTGTGCCTACCGCACGTATGACGATCGATCCCCACTTCACGGTCGGTGAGATTAAGCGAAACCTGTTCGGCGGATTCGTCGAGCACCTCGGACGCCATGTTTACGACGGCATCTACGAACCCGGCCACGAGCAGGCTGACGCCGAGGGCTTCCGTCAGGACGTCATTGAGCTCGTCCGCGAGATGGGCGTGTCGACGATCCGTTACCCTGGCGGCAACTTTGTCTCTGGCTTCCGCTGGGAAGACAGCGTCGGACCGCGCGAGCAGCGTCCTCGTCGCCTCGACTTGGCGTGGCACTCGACCGAGACGAACGAAATCGGCATGCACGAGTTCTCGTCGTGGCTCGACAAGGTTGGTAGCGAGATGATGCTCGCCGTCAACCTGGGAACGCGCGGAACGCTCGAGGCGCTCGATCTGCTCGAGTACACGAACCTTCCGGGCGGAACGTTCCTGTCGCAGAAGCGCATCGATAACGGCAAGAAGGACCCCTTCGCCGTCAAGATCTGGTGCCTCGGGAACGAAATGGATGGCCCGTGGCAGCTCGGTCACCGTTCAGCCGATGACTACGGCAAGATCGCATCCCAGACGGCGAAGGCGATGCGTCAGCTCGACGAATCGATCGAGCTCGTTCTGTGTGGTTCTTCGAGCGCTCACATGCCGACCTTCGGCGAGTGGGAGCGTCAGGTTCTTCACCACGCATATGACGATGTCGACTACATCTCGTGCCACGCGTACTACGAAGAGAAGGACGGCGACACTGCGTCCTTCCTCGCCAGCGCGACCGACATGGACTGGTTTATCGACACCGTTGTGGCGACGGCCGACCACGTCGGCGCCGTCAAGGGATCGAAGAAGAAGATCAACATCTCCTTCGACGAGTGGAACGTCTGGTATCAGGCACGTTTCCGTGATGTGGACCGCATCGAGGGGCTCGACAACTACCCGGTTGCGCCGCGTCTGCTCGAAGACATCTACTCGGTTGTTGACGCGGTCGTTTTCGGCAACCTGATGATCTCGCTTCTCAAGCACGCGGACCGCGTGACGAGCGCCTCGCTCGCGCAGCTGGTCAACGTGATCGGCCCGATCATGACCGAGCCCGGCGGCCCCGCCTGGCGCCAGACGACGTTCTTCCCGTTCGCGATTACCTCGCGTCTGGCGAAGGGCGAGGCGCTTGAGCTCAAGCTCGACGCGCCGACGTACTCCACCAAGGAGTACGGCGAGGTGTCGCTGGTCGACTCCGTTGCCACGCGCGATGCGGAGACGGGCGAGGCCGCTGTTTTCCTTGTGAACCGCTCGCAGACGGAAAGCATCGAGGTCACGATCGACATCGCCGGTCTCGGAGACGTCGCGATTGCGGAAACGCACATGATCCACGATGAGGACATCTACGCGAAGAACACGCTCGAAGACCGCGAGCGCGTGTCGACGAAGCCGAACGACTCGGCACGCATCGACGGCGGAACGCTGACGGTCACCCTGCCTCCTGTGTCGTGGACGGCACTTGGGCTCGCGTGACAGTGCGGCACCCACGCATGACGAAGGCCGCCGCGACACTTGTTGTCGCGGCGGCCTCCGCCTTCGCGCTCTCAGCGTGCGCGGATGCGACACCGGCAGACGTGCTGACCGGTGATCTCCTCGTTCACGACCCGGTTCTTGCGCAGGACGGCGATGCCTGGTTCGTCTATTCGACCGGCAACGGGACGATCTCAGACGGCAACGTGCAGATCCGGACATCGCTCGACGGGAAGAACTGGACGTACTCCGGTGCCGTGTGGGAAAAGAAGCCGGAGTGGCTGCGCGAAGAGGTGCCAGGCGTCGACAACGTCTGGGCGCCCGAGCTGTATCACCACGACGACACCTGGTACCTCTACTATTCCGGGTCGACGTTCGGGCAGAACACCTCGGCAATCGGCGTCGCCACCAACACGAGCCTCGATCCTGCGGCCGACGACTATGAATGGGTTGATCACGGGGTGGTTGTGCAGTCATCTTCTGGTGACTGGTTCAACGCGATCGACCCGGGAGTTGTCGAAGACACGGATGGGACGCCATGGCTGGTGTTCGGCTCGTTCTGGGGCGGGATTCAGATGGTCGAAATCGAATGGCCTTCGGGAAAGCCCGTTGACGGCGCGGAACAGTTCACGGTGGCAGATCGGGTCGATCCGCCCAACGCGATCGAGGCGGCTAACGTCTTCGAGCGTGGCGGCGACTATTACATGATCTACTCGCGTGACTCGTGTTGTCGGGGAACGGACAGCACATACAACATGGCTGTGGGACGCGCTTCTGACGTGACGGGTCCCTACCTTGATCGTGACGGCGTTCCGCTCCTTGAAGGCGGGGGAACGCCGCTTCTGGAAACCGAGGGAGACCGTATCGGTCCGGGCGGCCAGTCCGTCTGGGGGGACACGCTCGCCTTCCACTTCTACAACGCCGAGCACAACGGCGCACATGAGCTCGCCTTCCGGCAGCTCTCGTGGGATAGCGACGGCTGGCCGTCGGTCTCCTGGTGACGCTGGTTCCAGTGATACAAATGCCTCAGGGGTGTCGGGAACGGCGCCCCTGAAGCGCGAGAGGACGACGATGACGACGACAGATGAACGCAACTGGGCGGGCAATCTCGTCTATCGCGCGGAACGCCTTGCTGCTCCGAAAACCCAAGAGGAGCTGAGCGCCGTTCTCGCCGAGGCGCGCCGAGCGAGCGTGATCGGTACGCGACACTGCTTCAATG containing:
- a CDS encoding ABC transporter substrate-binding protein is translated as MKNRLLASGAAVAVAAVALTGCSGDTQASCTNTITKTDAEQVTVWAWYPAFAQVVDLFNETHDDVQICWTNAGQGNDQYSKFSTAIEAGSGAPDVLQLEFEVLSSFAIRDALVDLSEYGANDVRTNYTDGAWEDASSGDAVYAIPVDGGPMGMIYRADIFDEYGIEVPETWDEFADAAQALKDAGAPGVLADFPTNGRAFNQALFAQAGSTPFVYDSANPQEIGIEVNDDGAKEVLAYWQDLVERDLVATDDAFTADYNTNLVNGTYAVYIAAAWGPGYLGGLADADEDAVWRAAPVPQWDTANPVQINWGGSSFGVTSQSDKPELAALVAKEIFGTEEAWEIGVDQAALFPLWTPVLESDEFAQKEYPFFAGQKINEDVFLEAAAGYEGFTFSPFQNYAYDQLTEELYAMVEGQQNADEALDTLQDSLEQYATQQGFELLN
- a CDS encoding carbohydrate ABC transporter permease yields the protein MTTTTAAPTRPRISLQRKRQRYGWFYVTPFLAIFALFFIVPLGYAAWMSLFSSTLAGGSQFAGLGNYVRAFTDPLFIGGIGRVAAFGLVMIPAQLIVAITAALVLDTLATTLSKISRLLIFAPYAIPVVVGALMWSFLYSPRFGPASTIFEWFGMAAPDFLSSSAIFGSLVNIVTWQWAGYYMIIVYAALRSVDPAIYEAARIDGANGFHIAMRIKVPMISSSMVMVITFALIGTLQFFTEPVVLRSMAAGAIDSAYTPNMYAYALAFQYSQFNYASAIAFSLGILVFIGSFIFLFFTRKQSGLK
- a CDS encoding carbohydrate ABC transporter permease, with product MALTTNTPIDSHTTTTGLSSRINRGAGRANRLGGRRIGSHVFLLILAFYFFIPLWWLFVASTKSTGELFGSPAFWFADITNFATNVQGLFMHDGGIYWRWLGNSFLYALAGGLGATILAVLAGYGFAKYSFRGRGAVFGVVLGSVMVPLTALVVPTFVLLSEVGLINTPWAVILPSLLNPFGVYLMRIYTQDAVPDEMLEASRIDGAGEWRTFWQVSLPLLRPAIVTVFLLAVVQQWNNFFLPLAVLTDPDLLPVTVGLNRWTALSNAGAGGEQVWNLITSGAFISVVPLLLSFLLLQRYWQGGLAIGSIK
- a CDS encoding alpha-N-arabinofuranosidase, whose translation is MPTARMTIDPHFTVGEIKRNLFGGFVEHLGRHVYDGIYEPGHEQADAEGFRQDVIELVREMGVSTIRYPGGNFVSGFRWEDSVGPREQRPRRLDLAWHSTETNEIGMHEFSSWLDKVGSEMMLAVNLGTRGTLEALDLLEYTNLPGGTFLSQKRIDNGKKDPFAVKIWCLGNEMDGPWQLGHRSADDYGKIASQTAKAMRQLDESIELVLCGSSSAHMPTFGEWERQVLHHAYDDVDYISCHAYYEEKDGDTASFLASATDMDWFIDTVVATADHVGAVKGSKKKINISFDEWNVWYQARFRDVDRIEGLDNYPVAPRLLEDIYSVVDAVVFGNLMISLLKHADRVTSASLAQLVNVIGPIMTEPGGPAWRQTTFFPFAITSRLAKGEALELKLDAPTYSTKEYGEVSLVDSVATRDAETGEAAVFLVNRSQTESIEVTIDIAGLGDVAIAETHMIHDEDIYAKNTLEDRERVSTKPNDSARIDGGTLTVTLPPVSWTALGLA
- a CDS encoding arabinan endo-1,5-alpha-L-arabinosidase encodes the protein MTKAAATLVVAAASAFALSACADATPADVLTGDLLVHDPVLAQDGDAWFVYSTGNGTISDGNVQIRTSLDGKNWTYSGAVWEKKPEWLREEVPGVDNVWAPELYHHDDTWYLYYSGSTFGQNTSAIGVATNTSLDPAADDYEWVDHGVVVQSSSGDWFNAIDPGVVEDTDGTPWLVFGSFWGGIQMVEIEWPSGKPVDGAEQFTVADRVDPPNAIEAANVFERGGDYYMIYSRDSCCRGTDSTYNMAVGRASDVTGPYLDRDGVPLLEGGGTPLLETEGDRIGPGGQSVWGDTLAFHFYNAEHNGAHELAFRQLSWDSDGWPSVSW